The Stomoxys calcitrans chromosome 3, idStoCalc2.1, whole genome shotgun sequence genome includes a region encoding these proteins:
- the LOC106084968 gene encoding adenylate cyclase type 3, protein MTENKHQNCNNIENGHSITTIEKSRKDENESSEGPTVNLPHSVLNKLFTTFYVNQRREALKWFLAAYLCFSIYTIAIPADQTIQSRTCYITLDIIAVSSWLLMFAASKYERAKSKKPLHIALLIDSAPILIWVCFVLHSVVYCIAQQVTISARELLGWSILFNFLVPVSIPVPLYYTGCFMCFVTFFGYYALIYLTSRDDPMFNEMLMANMVLVSSALIIGLIYYDMNAAKQRRAFLEAKKSLEVKMIIEEESAEQERLLLSVLPKHVAEKMRQDLGSTSSEPFKKIYMSRHENVSILYADIVGFTAISSTYSAQDLVKMLNELFARFDRLAEKYQQLRIKILGDCYYCISGAPDERSDHAVLCVHMGLSMVKAIKYVQQKANSPVDMRVGIHTGAVLAGILGQRQWQFDVYSKDVELANKMESSGKAGRVHISDKTLAYLNGEFEVEPAYGEKREEALRIAGLKTYFIVKVLKPFASPSAKKINETQSNQGNNDNDDTLDEELLAETNDEDVATKEIDETEVSDKGALFKEQLRNVLRDRDYYAHLDQDTNFLLKFKVKESEDDYASYREPFSSLPLIAALIVQSVDIFYSFLILPRSPLHFVNIAAPLIPIFMLVFISVAESFPGHLPDFFVSISKRYNDFTLVRELTAVIIVLTLGLSNIIDEYFFVAYIKSEHIVSESVFNKTQSEEDFLVAEPMIDATPDPLDNIMYPSYLSNFSVLILIATTVVAQLTHYVKILLLTLITGLHWYFNVYVLCDLYSLEDDLAYNPIVSTSRLMSASLVLITISLAFWARHMDREDRVIFKWKLLVSEQKERADDMRQRNEALVYNVLPVHVAEHFMKNTKRSHDDLYSQSYSEVGVLFASMPNFSDFYSEESVNNQGLECLRFLNEVISDFDALLELPQFQDIIKIKTIGSTYMAASGINLNRDIKPGDPITKRWAHLDLLVEFALELKKTLQDINEQSFNHFVLKMGVNHGPITAGVIGARKPHYDIWGNTVNVASRMESTGKAGSIQVTEETCNILQEFGYSFLQRGLVTVKGKGELMTYYLRDDIPKQTVVANVGNPTDATAETEIHLKMDETEAADIKTPLLQLASDTKCQQQQQQQLKNISPAKVCGNGEMSTEEDSLINHTENL, encoded by the exons ATGACAGAAAACAAACATCAGAATTGCAACAACATTGAAAATGGCCATTCCATTACAACCATCGAAAAGAGCCGCAAGGACGAAAACGAGTCCTCGGAAGGACCCACCGTGAATCTTCCCCATTCGGTTTTGAACAAGTTATTTACAACGTTTTATGTCAATCAAAGACGCGAAGCTTTAAAATGGTTCCTTGCCGCATATTTATGCTTTAGTATATACACCATTGCGATACCAGCCGATCAGACTATACAGAGTCGAA CATGCTATATAACCTTGGATATAATTGCGGTGAGTAGTTGGCTGCTGATGTTCGCTGCCAGCAAATACGAGagggccaaatcgaaaaagcCACTGCACATTGCCCTGCTCATAGACAGCGctccaattttaatatgggtgtGCTTTGTGTTGCACTCTGTGGTCTATTGCATCGCACAGCAGGTGACAATATCGGCCAG GGAACTCCTGGGCTGgtcaattttatttaattttttggtgccCGTAAGCATACCAGTTCCTCTATATTACACGGGGTGTTTTATGTGCTTTGTAACATTTTTCGGCTACTATGCTCTAATCTACTTAACTTCACGTGATGATCCCATGTTCAATGAGATG TTAATGGCAAACATGGTTTTAGTTTCGTCAGCTTTAATAATAGGTTTAATTTACTACGACATGAATGCGGCCAAACAGAGGAGAGCTTTCTTGGAGGCCAAAAAGAGTTTGGAGGTTAAAATGATTATCGAGGAGGAATCGGCTGAGCAAG AGCGTTTGCTGCTGTCGGTGTTGCCAAAGCATGTGGCTGAAAAAATGAGACAAGACTTGGGATCCACAAGTTCGGAACCATTTAAGAAAATCTATATGAGTCGCCACGAGAATGTGAG TATTTTGTATGCTGACATAGTTGGCTTCACCGCCATATCCTCGACATACAGTGCCCAGGATTTGGTGAAGATGTTAAATGAGCTATTTGCCCGTTTCGATAGATTGGCCGAG AAATATCAACAACTACGTATAAAAATTCTGGGAGATTGTTATTATTGCATTAGCGGAGCCCCAGACGAACGCTCAGATCATGCTGTGCTTTGTGTACACATGGGTCTATCAATGGTTAAGGCTATAAA GTATGTGCAACAAAAGGCCAATTCACCTGTTGATATGCGAGTTGGAATACATACGGGCGCTGTCTTGGCCGGTATACTGGGACAGCGACAATGGCAATTTGATGTCTATTCAAAGGACGTAGAGCTAGCCAATAAAATGGAATCAAGCGGAAAGGCAGG TCGCGTGCACATCTCTGACAAAACGTTGGCATATCTAAATGGTGAGTTTGAGGTAGAACCCGCATATGGAGAAAAACGAGAGGAAGCCCTACGCATAGCTGGTCTCAAAACGTATTTCATAGTGAAAGTCCTGAAGCCT TTCGCCTCGCCCAGTGCAAAGAAAATCAACGAAACCCAATCGAATCAAGGTAACAACGATAACGATGATACCCTAGATGAGGAACTTCTAGCCGAGACAAATGACGAGGATGTTGCCACTAAAGAAATTGACGAGACGGAAGTAAGCGATAAAGGCGCACTTTTTAAAGAGCAACTGCGTAATGTGCTAAGGGATCGCGACTATTATGC GCACTTGGACCAGGACACCAATTTCTTGCTCAAATTTAAAGTTAAAGAATCCGAAGATGATTATGCCTCTTATAGAGAACCATTTTCATCGTTGCCTCTTATAGCCGCTCTCATAGTACAAAGTGTGGatatattttattcatttttaatatTGCCCAG ATCTCCTTTACATTTTGTGAATATAGCTGCTCCCTTAATACCGATATTTATGCTGGTATTCATAAGTGTGGCAGAAAGTTTTCCTGGACATTTGCCTGACTTTTTTGTAAGCATAAGTAAACGTTATAACGACTTTACGCTTGTAAGGGAGTTAACAGCTGTAATAATAGTTTTGACTCTGGGCCTAAGTAATATCATCGATGAG tacttttttgtgGCCTATATAAAATCAGAACATATTGTTTCGGAGAGCGTTTTCAATAAAACCCAAAGTGAAGAAGATTTCCTGGTGGCAGAGCCAATGATTGATGCAACACCAGATCCACTGGATAATATCATGTATCCATCGTACTTAAGCAATTTTAGTGTTTTAATACTGATAGCAACAACTGTTGTGGCTCAACTAACACattatgttaaaattttgctGCTGACTTTAATCACAG GCTTACACTGGTACTTCAATGTTTATGTGCTATGTGATCTATATTCTCTAGAAGACGATTTGGCCTATAACCC aaTAGTTTCCACAAGTCGTTTGATGTCGGCTTCATTGGTTCTAATCACCATATCGTTGGCATTCTGGGCGAGACAT ATGGATCGTGAAGATCGTGTTATCTTCAAATGGAAACTTTTAGTATCCGAACAAAAGGAGAGGGCTGATGATATGCGTCAACGTAATGAGGCTTTGGTTTATAATGTGCTGCCAGTTCATGTGGCCGAACATTTCATGAAGAACACTAAGCGTTCGCATGATGATCTGTACTCTCAAAGTTATTCGGAAGTGGGCGTTTTATTTGCCAGCATGCCAAACTTTTCGG atttctATTCCGAGGAATCTGTTAACAATCAAGGCTTAGAATGCTTGAGATTCCTTAATGAAGTTATATCGGACTTTGATGCG ctaCTGGAGCTACCCCAATTTCAAGATAtaattaaaatcaaaacaatAGGTTCCACCTATATGGCTGCTAGCGGCATAAACCTTAATCGCGACATCAAACCAGGTGATCCCATCACTAAACGCTGGGCTCATCTGGATCTGCTGGTGGAATTCGCTTTGGAATTAAAGAAAACTCTGCAAGACATTAATGAACAGTCATTCAACCATTTTGTGCTAAAAATGGGCGTTAATCATGGACCAATAACTGCGGGAGTGATAGGAGCCAGGAAACCTCATTATGATATATGGGGTAATACGGTTAATGTGGCTTCACGCATGGAAAGCACTGGCAAAGCCGGATCCATACAG GTGACTGAAGAAACTTGTAATATTTTGCAAGAATTTGGGTATTCCTTCCTACAACGTGGATTGGTGACGGTCAAAGGAAAAGGCGAGCTAATGACCTATTATTTACGGG ATGATATACCCAAACAAACGGTGGTAGCAAATGTGGGTAATCCTACCGATGCCACTGCTGAAACAGAGATTCATTTGAAAATGGATGAAACAGAGGCTGCCGATATAAAAACACCACTCTTGCAATTAGCTTCTGACACCAAAtgccaacaacagcaacaacaacaactcaaaaACATCAGCCCGGCCAAGGTCTGCGGCAATGGTGAAATGTCCACTGAAGAAGACTCTTTGATCAACCACACAGAAAATCTGTAA